A single region of the Nicotiana sylvestris chromosome 6, ASM39365v2, whole genome shotgun sequence genome encodes:
- the LOC104242742 gene encoding uncharacterized protein: MEDEDKELLNKKVLVRSGSHMYDELRSFRTWFKWMCVDQSDTWSACLSWFVFIWLAVVVPWLSHYLLACTDCVSDHSRPYDSVVQLSLSSVAALSFICLSRFNKKYGLRRFLFLDKLCGESETVRNCYTQQLNRSMKILFIFVMPCFAAEITYKIWWYSSGGTRFPFLGNVVMSNIVACILELTSWLYRTVVFFLVCVLFRLICYLQILRLQDFAQVLFHVDSDVESVLREHLRIRRHLRIISHRYRVFILWALIFITASLFASLLMTTRPNADLHIYKSGELALCSVSLLAGLMILLRSATRITHKAQAVTSLAAKWHVCATIDSYDWAKVENSPATQVAYNQDFHPSSNGSSDAEDVGDEEDELDNTKFVPSYAYSTISFQKRQALVTYFENNRAGVTIYGFMLDRSSLHTIFGIELTLMLWLLGKTVGVS; encoded by the exons ATGGAGGACGAGGACAAAGAACTTCTCAACAAAAAAGTATTAGTCCGAAGTGGTTCGCACATGTACGATGAATTGAGGAGTTTTAGAACGTGGTTCAAGTGGATGTGTGTGGATCAATCTGACACTTGGTCTGCTTGCTTATCTTGGTTTGTTTTTATTTGGCTGGCCGTAGTTGTGCCATGGCTCTCCCATTACCTTCTGGCTTGTACCGATTGTGTTTCTGATCACAGTAGGCCGTACGACAGTGTTGTTCAGTTGTCTCTCAGCAGCGTTGCTGCTCTCTCATTCATCTGTCTTTCAAGGTTTAACAAGAAATATGGACTTCGGAGGTTCTTGTTCCTTGACAAGCTTTGTGGTGAGAGCGAGACCGTCAGAAATTGCTACACACAACAGCTTAAT AGATCAATGAAAATCCTATTCATTTTTGTCATGCCATGTTTTGCTGCTGAAATCACATACAAGATTTGGTGGTACAGCTCAGGTGGAACTCGATTCCCCTTCTTGGGCAATGTCGTTATGAGTAATATCGTCGCGTGCATTCTGGAGCTCACCTCCTGGCTTTACAGGACTGTGGTGTTCTTCCTAGTGTGTGTTCTTTTCCGCTTGATCTGTTATCTTCAGATTCTCCGACTACAAGATTTTGCTCAGGTACTCTTCCATGTGGATTCTGATGTTGAATCCGTGTTGAGGGAGCACCTTAGAATCAGGAGGCACTTGAGAATTATTAGCCATAGGTACCGCGTGTTCATCTTGTGGGCATTGATATTCATCACAGCAAGTCTATTTGCCTCTCTTCTCATGACTACGCGCCCAAATGCAGATCTTCATATCTATAAAAGTGGTGAACTTGCG CTGTGTTCTGTCAGCCTTCTTGCTGGGCTGATGATACTATTGCGAAGCGCAACCAGAATTACACACAAGGCACAAGCTGTGACGAGCCTTGCTGCAAAGTGGCACGTGTGTGCGACCATAGACTCGTATGATTGGGCTAAGGTTGAGAATTCTCCAGCAACTCAAGTAGCCTACAACCAAGATTTTCATCCGAGTTCTAATGGATCATCTGATGCAGAGGATGTtggagatgaagaagatgaattGGATAATACGAAATTCGTCCCATCGTATGCCTATAGTACAATTTCGTTCCAGAAAAGACAAGCTCTAG TGACATATTTTGAGAACAATAGAGCAGGAGTGACGATTTACGGCTTCATGCTAGACAGAAGTTCTCTTCACACCATTTTTGGGATAGAGCTGACACTGATGCTCTGGTTGCTTGGGAAAACTGTGGGCGTTTCTTGA